The DNA segment TGAATTCCGGATGTCTTCAACATTCTCTTTAAATGTAGCACCGAGTACAAGTACCTTTGACTTGGAAACATCTTTTCCAAGTGCAATTATTTTCTTTACAGTTTGCTTGGCAACATAAAATCCCATACTGTCATTCACATAACGACCACTGTTGATCACCTGTGCATGATATCCAAGTTCCTGTGCTTTGTAAGTAAGATAATACGGATCAACTCCTATGCAATGTCCACCTACCAGACCCGGCTGGAAGCGGATGAAGTTCCATTTTGTTCCGGCAGCTTCAAGAACATCATAAGTATTAATTCCCATTTTATTGAAAATGATACTTAATTCATTCATCAAGGCAATGTTCACATCACGCTGAGTGTTTTCAATGATCTTTGCTGCTTCTGCAACACGGATCGATGAAGCACGGTGTACGCCTGCTTTAACAATGATCTGATATGTTTCTGAAATTTCATTCAATGCTTCTTCATCACATCCTGAAACTACTTTAAGAATTTTTGTAATGGTATGTTCTGTATCACCCGGATTAATTCTTTCAGGAGAATAGCCGATCTTAAAATCAGTCTTACATTTCAATCCTGAAAGCTCTTCAAGAATTGGTAAACAATCTTCTTCAGTACATCCGGGATATACTGTTGATTCATAAACAACGTAATCGCCTTTCTTCAAAACTTTGCCGATCGATTTAGTTGCACTCAACA comes from the Bacteroidota bacterium genome and includes:
- a CDS encoding nucleotide sugar dehydrogenase, translating into MHQELLQKKKKLAVLGLGYVGLPIALEFASKIEVIGFDINEERLDKMRKGIDPSGELSAEQFKNKSIEFTSSLDKLKEASFFIVTVPTPIDEHNLPDLKPLLSATKSIGKVLKKGDYVVYESTVYPGCTEEDCLPILEELSGLKCKTDFKIGYSPERINPGDTEHTITKILKVVSGCDEEALNEISETYQIIVKAGVHRASSIRVAEAAKIIENTQRDVNIALMNELSIIFNKMGINTYDVLEAAGTKWNFIRFQPGLVGGHCIGVDPYYLTYKAQELGYHAQVINSGRYVNDSMGFYVAKQTVKKIIALGKDVSKSKVLVLGATFKENVEDIRNSKVADVVKELISYGVTVEVSDPRANSSELKLEYGFELTKNIGNDYDAVIIAVNHSEYKNFDETWFSKVLGKDGLIIDIKGIYKGKFSKTHYWSL